In the Puntigrus tetrazona isolate hp1 chromosome 9, ASM1883169v1, whole genome shotgun sequence genome, one interval contains:
- the LOC122351928 gene encoding keratin, type I cytoskeletal 18-like, with translation MSFKSPSRSFSSSSLSGSMGSRASLFGAISPSAIGNLANTLRPMVQINSSAFAAADDKETMKGLNDRLAGYLSKVRLLEDSNNQLEAQIKEALMRKGAESGRDWSAYEKIVADLRNQIQEMTMDNARLFLQIDNARLAADDFKIKFESEQAMRQGVEQDLARLRKMLDDTYMGRMQLESQIESMREELAFLKKSHDEVHALNTPFSTDQTAAPPTQERSFWWFVYCVFV, from the exons ATGTCGTTCAAGAGCCCTTCCAGGAGTTTCTCCAGCTCAAGTCTGTCTGGCAGCATGGGGTCGAGGGCCAGTCTGTTCGGGGCCATTTCCCCGTCTGCCATAGGGAACCTGGCGAACACACTGCGTCCGATGGTGCAGATCAACAGCAgcgcttttgcagcagctgacGACAAAGAGACCATGAAGGGC CTGAATGACCGTCTGGCGGGGTATCTGTCAAAGGTTCGACTCCTGGAGGACTCCAACAATCAGCTGGAGGCGCAAATCAAAGAGGCCCTGATGAGAAAAGGAGCCGAGAGCGGCAGAGACTGGAGCGCCTATGAGAAGATCGTCGCGGATCTGAGAAACCAG ATCCAGGAAATGACTATGGACAATGCCAGACTTTTTCTGCAGATAGACAATGCGAGGCTGGCTGCCGACGATTTCAAAATCAA GTTTGAGTCGGAGCAGGCCATGAGGCAAGGGGTGGAGCAGGATCTGGCGCGTCTCCGTAAGATGCTGGACGACACTTACATGGGCCGCATGCAGCTGGAGAGCCAGATCGAGTCTATGAGAGAAGAGCTGGCGTTCCTCAAGAAGAGCCACGACGAGGTACACGCCTTAAACACACCGTTCAGCACAGATCAAACAGCAGCACCTCCAACCCAGGAGCGCTCGTTCTGGTGGTTcgtttattgtgtgtttgtgtga